The genomic segment GGAATTGTCCTTTTCCATCGCCGGCGACGAGCAGGGCGCCCAGCGCCGGGCCTTCCGCGCCAAGATTCCCGGACTTGGGGTCTTCATCCCCGAGCGCGGCGCGACCTGCGAGGTCATGGACGTGTCCGCCATGGGCCTGGCCTTCAAGGCCCCGGGGGGCGCGCCCTACGCGCCGGGAGCCCAGCTCGAGTTCGACCTGCTCATCAACAAGAAGGTGTTCATCCCCAAGCTGCGCGCCAAGGTCATGCGCATCCTGGACAACGGCCTTGTGGGCTGCAATTTCGAAGCCCTGGAACGCCGCCAGGAGGTCAAGCTCGACAAG from the Desulfocurvus vexinensis DSM 17965 genome contains:
- a CDS encoding PilZ domain-containing protein yields the protein MSSEELSFSIAGDEQGAQRRAFRAKIPGLGVFIPERGATCEVMDVSAMGLAFKAPGGAPYAPGAQLEFDLLINKKVFIPKLRAKVMRILDNGLVGCNFEALERRQEVKLDKLVLEVQKRMIALRKKQQSQ